DNA from Streptomyces sp. Edi4:
CCGCGCGATCACCAGACGCTGCGCGCCGCCATCGACCGCGGGCCCGTTCTCGCGGTCCTCGGCCCACACCACGAAACCCAGCTCGAACTCCCGCACCCGCACCTCACGGTGCTGATACGCGGGCACATCGCCATTGATCCACTCTTCCGCGCGCTCCTGCGCCTGAGCGAAAGTCACCATCGGCCGGCTCACTCCCCTACCGAGGTCGTCTCGACGACGCGCACGAATCCGCCGTCCACCATCAGGTTCGCCACGGTCTCCAGCTCCGGGGGATTGCCCGCGAGCCGGGCGAGGAACGCGTCGAAATCGTCACCGCAGGGCAGCAGCAGCCGCTCCACCCGCTCGTGCACGCTCAGGCCGTCCTGGTCACGCGCGTCGTCGTACGGGCAGAACCACACCGAACCGACCCCGGAACCACGCACCTTCACCGCCAGGATCCCACCCTGCGCGAACGCCACGCTCAGATAGTCCTTCGTCAGGTGGTCCCGCAGACACTTGTTGACGTACACCAGGTCATTGACCGCCGCCTCCTCACGGACCGTGAAGAACGGCTGGTCCACCAGGAGACCCAGCTCCGCGTCGAGCGCCGCGCCCACCGGAGCACAGCCACCCGCCGCCTTCAGGAACGACCGGTAGGCACCCGGCAGCCGGTACCCCAAGTCCTCCTCGACGCCGAGGAGTTGGGACTCCGACACCGCCACCGAACCCTTCGGCAGACCGAAGTGCGCCGGCCGCGTCTCCTGCAACGGACGCGTACCGCGCTTGTCGTGCTCGACCCGCGCCGTCGCCAGACCGCCGTAGTGCCGCAGCAGCGCCTTCACTTCTACCGGAACCAGTTCGAGACGGCGGCCGCCGGCCACGTGGTGCCACGTCCAGCCGTGCGGGGTCGCCACCGCCGGCACCGTGTCCCACAGCTCGTGGCCCGCCGCGGCGAGCGCCGCGTTCGCCGACACGTAGTCGGTCAGCCGGAGCTCGTCCACCCCGAACCCCTCGGGCGGCTCGGCGATCTCCACCGCCACCCTGGCGTACGGGGAGAACACCGGGAAACCGTTCTCGTCCATCCGCACCCCCCGGGGATGCCGGGCGGCCCGTACCGGGTCCGGGAAGTGCACGACCTGCCCGGCGTAGGCCGCGTTCGGTGGCGCGGCGTGCTGCCCGAGCCGACCTGTCGTCATGGCGGTTGCCCCCTGCTGCGTGCTCCTGCGTCCGGCTGGTGGGGACCAGAGTATGCGGTACGGCAAGAGCGGCCACCGGCCCCGCGATCCGGTCACCAACCGTCACGCCCATATCACCCTGCGCCCGTCATACGTGGCTTATCGCGCCCCAGCTTCCGTACCAGCACTCACATTTGGCAGGCTGTCCCCGCAGACTCGGGGGCGCTGACACGTGCGGCTGAAGCCGTCGCCAGTGGGAGGAACACCAGCACCATGCACACCGCACCAGGCGAAACATCCACGACACCGGCCATGAGCGGGGGGCCGGGCGGACCACACCCGGCACCGGGCGGACCGCACCACGCACCGGGCGACGCACGCCTGACGCCAGGCGACGCACGCCACGCACCGGGCGACGCACGCCTCGCGGGCGACCCGCGTCCCACGCCCGGCGACGCACGTCTCGCGGCGGGCGACGCACGCCTGACGCCAGGACACCCGCGTCTCACGCCCGGCGACGCACGTCTCACGCCGGGCGACGCACGTCTCGCACCGGGCGACGCACACCTCACGCTTGGCGACCCGCGTCTCACCTGGAGCGCCACGGCCACCGCCGCCGCGCCCTTACTCAGACACCGCCGCGACGGCATCCTCCCCGCCATCGCCGCCGCGCTGTCCGTCCGCGGCGAAACCCTCACCTGTACCGCCGGCAAGGGCGAACAGCCGCCGGTCCTGCACACCCTCGTCCAGGACTACCTCGACACCCTCACCAGCGCCCAGCGCGAACGCTTCACCGGCCGCTGCCCCGAAGCCATCCTGCTCTCCCGGCACCTGACCGCCGTCGAGTCGGGACGCTCCAAACGCGCCCAGCGCAAACCCCTCACCCACGGCGAGGCCCGCCGCGCGCTCAAGCACGCCAAACTCACCGCCCGCCGCATACGCGAGGACGGCGACCCGCTGCACGGCAGCTACGCCCCGCCCTGCCGCTCCTGCACCGCGCTCCTCGCCCATTTCGGCGTGCGCAGCGTGGAGCCGTAAACAACCCCTCACAGCCCGCACCGCAACACCCCGTACCGCAACTCCCCACACCGCCCACCGCCCCCACCGCACGGAAAGGCCGCGGCCGATGCCGGACATCTCCACCACCCGCTTCCCCGTCCCCGTCGACGCCGCCCTGCGCACCGCCGGCTGGCAGCCCGGCCGCTGGGACATCCGCCAGGCCGAGGCGTGGGCCGACGTCCTGCGCGGCCACACCTCGCCCGCCGGACACCGCCACACCGTCTTTCCGGCCGCCGTCGAGGCGTGGGCGGAGTTCGGGGGGCTGCGCCTCACCGCGCCGGGTCCGGGCCGCCGCAACGCGCCCGCCGCCCTGCGCTTCGACCCCCTGGCGGGGCTCCACCTCGCCCGCACGCTGGCGGACCTGGGGCGGGCGCTGGACACGGATATCGCGCCGCTGGGGGAGGAGGGGGATCAGCAGGCTGTGCTCGCGATCGACGCGGTGGGGCGGGTGTACGCGCTCGACCACACCGGGGACTGGTATGTGGGGGCCGATATCGACGCGGCCCTCAACACCCTCCTCACCGGCACTCAGCCCACCCGCCTCACCCCGGCGTGACCCTGCCCGGGGGCGTGCCGGGCTGGTCGCGCAGTTCCCCGCGCCCCTGACAGAGCGCGTGCCGGCCCGCATGGGCAACCTCAGCCCGCCCCGCTCCCCGGCAGGGTTGGTGCCGGCCCGCATAGGCATACCCAGCCCGCCCGCCCCTGGCAGAGTCCGCGCTGGCCCGTGCGGGCACACCCAGCCCGTCCGGCGTTTGAGGACGAGGCCGTTCAGGCCGACCGGGGCCCGGGGCGCAGCAGCCCCAGGTACCCCGGCTGCGGACCGCGGATGGCTGGTCGCGCAGTTCCCCGCGCCCCCTGACAGAGCGCGTGCCGGCCCGCATGGGCAACCTCAGCCCGCCCGCCCCGGCAGGGCTGGCGCCGGCCCGCATGCGCATCCTCAGCCCGGCCCCGGCCCCGGCAGGGGCTGGTGCCGGCCCGCATGGGCGTACTCAGCCCGCCCCGCCCCCGGCAGGGGCTGGCGCCGGGGTCAGCGGGGCGCGGTCGGGAGGATGGCTGAGACGCGGAAGCCACCCTCATCCGTCACGCCCGACACAAACACCCCACCCAACCCCAAGACCCGCTCCCGCATCCCCACCAGCCCATTCCCGCCGCTCGGCAACCCCGCATCCGCCGTGACCCCGTCCCCCGGCCCGTTCTCCACCTGCATCGCCACCTCGTCCACCCGGTACCCGAGCCGCACCATCACCTTCGCGCCCGCCGCGTGCTTGTGCACATTGGTCAACGCCTCCTGCACCACCCGGTACGCCGTCTGCTCCACCAGCGCGTCACACCCCCGCGCCTCCCCCTGCACCATCAGCTCCACCACCATCCCGGCCTCCCGGGACTGCCCCACCAACGCCTCGATGTCCGCCAGACACGGCCCCTCCTCCGCCGCCGCAGCCGCCGCGGCCGCCGCCGCCCCCACCGCCGCCAACGGCACCGACTCCACCCGCGCCGCCGCCCTCGGCTCATCCGCCGCCCGCAGCACCCCGAGCATCTGACGCAACTCCGTCAACGCCTGACGCCCCATGTCCCCCACCAGCGCCGCGTTCTTCACCGCCTTCTCCGGATCCTTGCGCGCCACCGCCTGCAACGCCGCCGCGTGCACCACCATCAACGACACCCGGTGCGCCACCACGTCATGCATCTCCCGGGCGATCCGCGTCCGCTCCTCCGTACGCGCCCACTCCGCCCGCTCCTCCGCCCGGTCCGCAAGCAGCGACAACTCCCGCTCCAGCGAATCCGCCCGCTCCCGCAGCGACTCCATCAACCGCCGCCGCGCCCCTATATAGAGCCCGTACAACAACGGCGGACCCGATATCCCGAGCGACATCACCACCGACATCACCGGCACGTACCAGAGCCCCGAGTCGTAATCACCCCCCGCCACGCTGTGATGCATCCGCACGAACGTCACGATGAACGTCCCCACCACCGACATCCCCGCCAGCGCCGCCGTGATCCGGCGCGGCACCTCCGACGCGGCCAGCGTGTACAGACCCACCACGCTCAACAGAAAACCCATGCTCGCCGGGGTCACCGCGATCGACACCAGCACCACCGCGATCGGCCACCGCCGACGCAGCGTCAGCGACGCCCCCGCCACCAGACCGAGCACCACCCCCGCCGGCACCGGCAGCCCCGCGTCCCCCGCGAACCCCACCCCCTCCAACGCGCACTCCAGCGCGGAGAAAACCCCGAGCGAGACGTCCAGCACCGCGCTGCGCCTGCGCTCCCACCACCACCAGCCACGGGAGGTCAACCCCGTGGCTTCCTGGTATGCCCCCGTTACGGTCATGGCTCCCAGCCTACGGGCGCCCGCGAACGCTCTTCCTGCCGCTTTCGCTCACCCCGGGCAGCACGAAATCACCTCGAACACGCCAGGAATCCGCCTCCATCCCACGATGTAGTGAATCGACCGATTCTTCGACCGGACGTCCGCATTCCGGACGAGCGTGTCCGTATGACATCGACCACACCCGGCAAATACGCCGACTTCGAAGACCTGCGCCGCCAGGCGATCGCCCTGCGCCGCGAAGGACTCAGCCTGCGCCAGATCCGCGACCGGCTCCACGTCGACAACAACGACCTCCTCCACCGCCTGGTGAAAGGCGAGCCTCCGCCGGAGTGGACCAAGCGCCCAAACGCGAAGGACGACCTGCGCGATCGGGCCAGAGAGCTCCGCGCGCAGGGCATGACGTACGACCAGATCCAGGTCGAGCTGGGTTGCTCGAAGAGTTCGATATCGCTCTGGGTGCGCGACCTTCCCAACCCCGGGCCCCGCTATACGGAAGCCGAGCAGCGCGCCCTCATGAACGAGGGCCTTGCCCGGCTCCGCGCCGGCCAGGACGATGAGCGGCGCGCGACAAAGGCCGCCGCGAGCGACCAGGTCGGAAGGCTCTCGGACAGGGAGCTCCTTCTCGTCGGCGCCGGCCTGTACTGGGCCGAGGGGGCCAAGGACAAGACCTACCGCCGCAGCGAGCGCCTGCACTTCATCAACAGCGACCCCGACATGATCAAGGTGTACCTGCGTTGGCTGGAGCTCCTGGGCGTCCCACGGGAGCGGATGCACTTCCGGGTCAGCATCCACGAGTCGGCGGATGTCGCCGGGGCCGAGCAGTTCTGGGCCGATCTGGCCGGAGTCGACCCGGCCACTTTCCAGCGGGCCACACTCAAGAAGCACAATCCGCGCACTACGCGAAAGAACGTGGCTGAGGGCTACAGAGGCTGCCTGGTGGTCTACGTGACCAAAAGCGCTGACCTCTACCGTCGCATGGAGGGCACTTGGTACGGCATAGTGTTGGGTGCCGATCCGGCGACCTGACCCAATGTCCGGTTTAGTCGGGTTTAATCCCCCATGGTGTAATCAGGCAGCACTACGGTTTTTGGTACCGTCTGTTCAGGTTCAAATCCTGATGGGGGAGCCCAGACACGGGTCCTGACCGCACTGGTCAGGACCCGCCGCGTTTCCCCCGCCCCCACCCCGAGTTCACCCCCCAAGCCCCCCGGTATCCTTCGGTTGTCCACCCCCCGAAGCCGAAGGGCACCTCCGTGAGCGCAACCCGCCCGGCCGCCGTCGTCGTCCTCGCCGCGGGTGAGGGCACCCGCATGAAGTCGGCCACTCCCAAGGTTCTGCACGAGATCTGCGGGCGCTCGCTCGTCGGCCACGTCGTCGCCGCCGCACGTGAACTGGATCCCGAGCACCTGGTCGTGGTCGTGGGCCACGCCCGTGAGCAGGTGTCCGCGCACCTGGGCGCGGTCGACGCCGGAGTGCGTACCGCCGTGCAGTACGAGCAGAACGGCACCGGGCACGCGGTGCGGATGGCGCTGGAGGAGCTGGGCCAGTCCATCGAGGGCACGGTCGTCGTGGTCTGCGGCGACACCCCGCTCCTGACCGGCGCCACGCTGGCCCAGCTGACCCGTACGCACGAGAGCGACCGCAACGCGGTGACCGTGCTGAGCGCCGAGGTCGCCGACTCCACCGGTTACGGCCGCATCGTGCGCGACGCCGCGTCGGGCGCGGTCACCGCGATCGTCGAGCACAAGGACGCGACCGAGGCGCAGCGCGCGATCCGTGAGATCAACTCCGGTGTGTTCGCGTTCGACGGGGCGCTGCTCGCGGACGCGTTGGGCAAGGTGCGTACGGACAACAGTCAGGGCGAGGAGTACCTGACGGACGTGCTGGGGATTCTGCGTGAGGCGGGGCACCGGGTGGGTGCTTCGCTGGCGGCGGACTTCCGGGAGATCCTGGGGATCAACAACCGGGTGCAGTTGGCGCAGGCGCGTCGGCTTTTGAACGACCGTCTGCTGGAGCGGGCGATGCTCGCGGGTGTGACGGTGGTGGATCCGGCCACGACGTTCGTGGACGTACAGGTGACGTTCGAGCAGGACGCGGTCGTGCATCCGGGGACGCAGCTCCTGGGGACGACGCACCTGGCTTCCGGTGCGGAGGTCGGCCCCAACTCCCGTCTGACGAACACGGTCGTGGGTGCGGGGGCGCG
Protein-coding regions in this window:
- a CDS encoding SMI1/KNR4 family protein, whose product is MTTGRLGQHAAPPNAAYAGQVVHFPDPVRAARHPRGVRMDENGFPVFSPYARVAVEIAEPPEGFGVDELRLTDYVSANAALAAAGHELWDTVPAVATPHGWTWHHVAGGRRLELVPVEVKALLRHYGGLATARVEHDKRGTRPLQETRPAHFGLPKGSVAVSESQLLGVEEDLGYRLPGAYRSFLKAAGGCAPVGAALDAELGLLVDQPFFTVREEAAVNDLVYVNKCLRDHLTKDYLSVAFAQGGILAVKVRGSGVGSVWFCPYDDARDQDGLSVHERVERLLLPCGDDFDAFLARLAGNPPELETVANLMVDGGFVRVVETTSVGE
- a CDS encoding histidine kinase, whose protein sequence is MTVTGAYQEATGLTSRGWWWWERRRSAVLDVSLGVFSALECALEGVGFAGDAGLPVPAGVVLGLVAGASLTLRRRWPIAVVLVSIAVTPASMGFLLSVVGLYTLAASEVPRRITAALAGMSVVGTFIVTFVRMHHSVAGGDYDSGLWYVPVMSVVMSLGISGPPLLYGLYIGARRRLMESLRERADSLERELSLLADRAEERAEWARTEERTRIAREMHDVVAHRVSLMVVHAAALQAVARKDPEKAVKNAALVGDMGRQALTELRQMLGVLRAADEPRAAARVESVPLAAVGAAAAAAAAAAEEGPCLADIEALVGQSREAGMVVELMVQGEARGCDALVEQTAYRVVQEALTNVHKHAAGAKVMVRLGYRVDEVAMQVENGPGDGVTADAGLPSGGNGLVGMRERVLGLGGVFVSGVTDEGGFRVSAILPTAPR
- the glmU gene encoding bifunctional UDP-N-acetylglucosamine diphosphorylase/glucosamine-1-phosphate N-acetyltransferase GlmU → MSATRPAAVVVLAAGEGTRMKSATPKVLHEICGRSLVGHVVAAARELDPEHLVVVVGHAREQVSAHLGAVDAGVRTAVQYEQNGTGHAVRMALEELGQSIEGTVVVVCGDTPLLTGATLAQLTRTHESDRNAVTVLSAEVADSTGYGRIVRDAASGAVTAIVEHKDATEAQRAIREINSGVFAFDGALLADALGKVRTDNSQGEEYLTDVLGILREAGHRVGASLAADFREILGINNRVQLAQARRLLNDRLLERAMLAGVTVVDPATTFVDVQVTFEQDAVVHPGTQLLGTTHLASGAEVGPNSRLTNTVVGAGARVDNAVSYDSEVGEGATVGPFAYLRPGTRLGVKAKIGTYVETKNATIGEGTKVPHLSYVGDATIGEYTNIGAASVFVNYDGEAKHHTTIGSHCKTGSDNMFVAPVTVGDGAYTAAGSVITKDVPAGSLAVARGQQRNIEGWVERKRPGSAAAQAAQAAAGQSAGEN
- a CDS encoding SUKH-3 domain-containing protein; protein product: MPDISTTRFPVPVDAALRTAGWQPGRWDIRQAEAWADVLRGHTSPAGHRHTVFPAAVEAWAEFGGLRLTAPGPGRRNAPAALRFDPLAGLHLARTLADLGRALDTDIAPLGEEGDQQAVLAIDAVGRVYALDHTGDWYVGADIDAALNTLLTGTQPTRLTPA